The genomic stretch ACCGACGAGGACGCCATGCGGGCCGCCGGGCTGGAGGACGTCGACGCGGCGATCGTCGCCCCGGGCGAGAACCTGGAGCTGTCGATCCTCACCACGGCGATCCTCAAGAGGCTCGGCGTCCCGCAGATCGTGGCGCGCGCCGTCTCCGACCTCCACGCCCAGATCCTGCTCAGCGTGGGGGCCTCGCGGATCATCAACGTGGAGGAGCAGATGGGCGAGCAGGTGGCGCGGAGCATCATCGCCCCCGAGATTCACGAGCAGTTTCCGCTTGCCACCGGCCACAGCCTGGCCGAGGTGGTCCCGCGGCCCGAGTTCCTCGGCCAGACGATCGGCAAGATCAACTTCCGCCAGCAGTTCGGCGTCAACATCATCGCCATCCAGAAAAGGAATCCGGTCGTGGCGCCCGACGGAAGGAACGCGTTCGAGATCTCGATCAACGATCTCCCGAAGCCCACGGACGTGATCGAGGACAACGACATCCTGGTGGTCGTGGGGAGCGACGAAAACATCGAGCGGCTGGCGCGCGGAGAGTCCTGAGAGGGACGCGCGCCCCAAGGAGACGAGCGGCGTGTGGAGGAAGCTGATCCCGCGGGAAGGAAAGTTCTTCGAGATGTTCAACACCATGGCGGAGAACGCCGACGCGACCGCGGCGCTCCTCGTCGAGATGATGGAGAGCTTCGATCGGCTGCCCGATCGGGCGAGCGCGATCAAGGGGAAGGAGCACCTGGGAGACACGCTGATCCACGACCTGATCCGGAAGCTCAACTCGACCTTCGTCACCCCGCTGGATCGCGAGGACATCCACCACCTGGCGTCGTCCATGGACGACATCGTCGACCTGTCGGACGCGGCCGCGAACAAGGTAATCCTGTTCGACATCCGAAACCGCATCGAGGGCGCCGCCGAGCTGGCGCGCGTCGTCAAGCTCCAGACCGCGCAGATCCGCCTGGCGGTCCGCGCCCTGGTCGATCCGAAGCGCATCCTGGATCACTGCATCGAGATCCACCGGCTGGAGAACGAAGGGGACCGAGTCTTCCAAGAGGCGATGGCGCGCCTCTTCAAGCTCGAGACCGACCCGATTCAGCTCATCAAGACGAAGGAGGTCCTGGAGGCGCTCGAGCGGGCCACCGACACCTGCGAGGACGCGGCCAACGT from Candidatus Polarisedimenticolia bacterium encodes the following:
- a CDS encoding TrkA family potassium uptake protein, with product MKQFAVIGLGKFGTKVALTLSEKGGQVLAVDEDIRKVEEIKDHVAQAVCLDSTDEDAMRAAGLEDVDAAIVAPGENLELSILTTAILKRLGVPQIVARAVSDLHAQILLSVGASRIINVEEQMGEQVARSIIAPEIHEQFPLATGHSLAEVVPRPEFLGQTIGKINFRQQFGVNIIAIQKRNPVVAPDGRNAFEISINDLPKPTDVIEDNDILVVVGSDENIERLARGES
- a CDS encoding DUF47 family protein, which encodes MWRKLIPREGKFFEMFNTMAENADATAALLVEMMESFDRLPDRASAIKGKEHLGDTLIHDLIRKLNSTFVTPLDREDIHHLASSMDDIVDLSDAAANKVILFDIRNRIEGAAELARVVKLQTAQIRLAVRALVDPKRILDHCIEIHRLENEGDRVFQEAMARLFKLETDPIQLIKTKEVLEALERATDTCEDAANVLEGIMVKNA